From the Pseudoxanthobacter soli DSM 19599 genome, one window contains:
- a CDS encoding M20/M25/M40 family metallo-hydrolase has translation MIDAVLERIDADLEASLERLFHLLRIPSISTDPDYADACAEAAVWCQGALAELGFEAEVRPTPGHAMVVAHRADGASDGPHVLFYGHYDVQPVDPVELWHTDPFAPRLATEADGNKVIVARGSADDKGQLLTFVEACRAWIAVTGKLPVPVTVLFEGEEESGSPSLVPFLKANAGELSHDVALICDTGMWDRETPAITGSLRGLVGEEIVVTAANKDLHSGLFGGAARNPNHVLAKILADLHDESGRVTIPGFYDGVPETPAEILRQWEGLNFTAADFLGGVGLKLPAGESDRSVLEQLWARPTAEVNGMIGGYTGAGFKTVIPSKASAKVSFRLVGDQDPEAVRAAFRAFVSARIPADCSVEFHPHGGSPGLRVSLDSPYMARSLEGLSEEWSKPAVVIGGGGSIPIVGHFKDILGMDSLLIGFGHDDDQIHSPNEKYDVASFHKGIRSWARVLAKLAG, from the coding sequence ATGATCGACGCCGTCCTGGAACGCATCGATGCCGATCTCGAGGCCAGCCTCGAGCGCCTGTTCCACCTGCTGCGCATTCCGTCGATCTCGACGGACCCGGATTATGCCGACGCCTGTGCCGAGGCCGCGGTGTGGTGCCAGGGCGCGCTGGCCGAGCTGGGCTTCGAGGCCGAGGTGCGCCCGACGCCGGGCCACGCCATGGTCGTCGCTCACCGCGCCGACGGGGCGTCCGATGGGCCCCACGTGCTGTTCTACGGCCACTATGACGTGCAGCCGGTCGATCCGGTCGAGCTGTGGCACACCGATCCGTTCGCGCCGCGGCTCGCCACGGAGGCGGACGGCAACAAGGTGATCGTCGCGCGCGGTTCGGCCGACGACAAGGGCCAGCTCCTGACCTTCGTCGAAGCCTGCCGCGCCTGGATCGCGGTCACGGGCAAGCTGCCGGTGCCGGTGACCGTGCTGTTCGAGGGCGAGGAGGAATCCGGCAGCCCGAGCCTGGTGCCGTTCCTCAAGGCCAACGCGGGGGAGCTTTCCCACGACGTCGCGCTGATCTGCGATACCGGCATGTGGGACCGCGAGACACCGGCCATCACCGGCTCGCTGCGCGGCCTCGTCGGCGAGGAAATCGTCGTCACGGCGGCCAACAAGGATCTGCATTCCGGCCTGTTCGGCGGCGCGGCGCGCAACCCGAACCATGTGCTGGCGAAGATCCTCGCCGATCTGCACGACGAGAGCGGCCGTGTCACAATCCCCGGCTTCTATGACGGCGTTCCCGAGACCCCGGCCGAAATCCTCCGGCAGTGGGAGGGGCTGAACTTCACGGCGGCGGATTTCCTCGGCGGCGTCGGCCTGAAGCTGCCGGCGGGCGAGAGCGATCGCAGCGTGCTGGAACAGCTCTGGGCGCGGCCGACCGCGGAGGTCAACGGCATGATCGGCGGCTATACCGGCGCCGGCTTCAAGACCGTCATCCCGTCGAAGGCCTCGGCCAAGGTGTCGTTCCGCCTCGTCGGCGACCAGGATCCGGAGGCGGTCCGCGCCGCGTTCCGGGCCTTCGTCAGCGCCCGCATTCCCGCCGACTGTTCGGTGGAGTTCCATCCCCACGGCGGCAGCCCGGGCCTGCGCGTCTCGCTCGACAGCCCCTACATGGCGCGCAGCCTGGAAGGGCTTTCCGAGGAATGGTCGAAGCCGGCGGTGGTGATCGGCGGGGGCGGCTCCATCCCGATCGTCGGCCACTTCAAGGACATCCTCGGCATGGATTCGCTTCTGATCGGCTTCGGCCACGACGACGATCAGATCCACTCCCCGAACGAGAAATACGATGTCGCCAGCTTCCACAAGGGCATCCGCTCGTGGGCGCGGGTGCTGGCGAAGCTGGCCGGCTGA
- a CDS encoding helicase HerA-like domain-containing protein, protein MAEASQSLLKEDRIFLGLASGPEYLALKRANRHGLVAGATGTGKTVTLQLLAEGFSEAGVPVFAADIKGDLSGIAVPGGDKPAFEARAAEIGLGADYGHRGFPTVFWDVFGERGHPVRTTVSEMGPLLLARLLGLNDTQEGVLNIAFRLADEEGLLILDLKDLRAVLALLAERAAEVGRLYGNVSKASVGAIQRQLLVLEQQGGDRFFGEPALDIADLMRTDRNGRGVVNLLAAERLMESPRLYATFLLWLLSELFEEMPEAGDLDRPKLVFFFDEAHLLFDEAPKALLEKIEQVVRLIRSKGVGVYFVTQNPLDVPDTVLGQLGNRVQHALRAFTPRDQKAVRAAAETFRPNPAIDTARAITELGVGEALVSTLDDKGVPSMVDRTLICPPAGRVGPLGDDERRRLMAASPVAGRYDTIVDRESAYERLQARAAEETEAAGAPPAEEVGGGLFDVLFGTNRARGKRLTTTQTVARSVTREVTGRIAGEVGRRAAGSIGSSIGRAVVRGILGSILR, encoded by the coding sequence ATGGCTGAGGCATCCCAGTCGCTGCTGAAGGAAGACCGCATCTTCCTCGGGCTCGCGAGCGGGCCGGAATATCTCGCGCTGAAGCGCGCGAACCGCCACGGCCTCGTTGCCGGCGCGACCGGCACCGGCAAGACGGTGACGCTGCAGCTCCTCGCCGAGGGCTTCTCCGAGGCCGGGGTTCCCGTGTTCGCCGCCGACATCAAGGGCGATCTGTCGGGTATCGCGGTGCCGGGTGGCGACAAGCCGGCCTTCGAGGCGCGCGCCGCCGAGATCGGTCTCGGGGCGGATTACGGCCATCGCGGCTTTCCGACCGTGTTCTGGGATGTGTTCGGCGAGCGCGGCCATCCGGTGCGCACCACGGTTTCGGAAATGGGGCCGCTGCTGCTGGCGCGCCTTCTCGGCCTTAACGACACGCAGGAGGGCGTGCTCAACATCGCCTTCCGGCTGGCGGACGAGGAAGGGCTTCTCATTCTCGACCTGAAGGACCTGCGCGCGGTGCTGGCGCTGCTGGCAGAGCGTGCGGCGGAGGTCGGCAGACTCTACGGCAACGTCTCGAAGGCGTCGGTCGGGGCGATCCAGCGCCAGCTGCTCGTGCTGGAACAGCAGGGTGGCGACCGCTTCTTCGGCGAGCCGGCGCTCGACATCGCCGACCTGATGCGGACCGATCGCAACGGACGGGGCGTCGTCAACCTGCTGGCCGCCGAGCGGCTGATGGAAAGCCCGCGGCTCTATGCGACCTTCCTGCTGTGGCTGCTGTCGGAACTGTTCGAGGAGATGCCGGAGGCCGGCGACCTCGATCGCCCGAAGCTCGTGTTCTTCTTCGACGAAGCCCACCTGCTGTTCGACGAGGCACCGAAGGCGCTTCTGGAAAAGATCGAGCAGGTCGTTCGCCTGATCCGTTCCAAGGGCGTCGGCGTCTATTTCGTCACCCAGAATCCGCTCGACGTGCCGGACACCGTCCTCGGCCAGCTCGGCAACCGGGTGCAGCACGCGCTCAGGGCGTTCACCCCGCGCGACCAGAAGGCGGTCCGGGCCGCGGCCGAAACCTTCCGGCCGAACCCGGCGATCGACACCGCGCGGGCGATCACCGAACTCGGCGTCGGCGAGGCGCTGGTCTCCACCCTCGACGACAAGGGCGTGCCGTCGATGGTGGACCGCACCCTGATCTGTCCGCCCGCCGGCCGGGTCGGGCCGCTCGGCGATGACGAAAGGCGCCGGCTGATGGCGGCGAGCCCGGTCGCCGGCCGCTACGACACCATCGTCGATCGGGAATCCGCCTACGAGCGTCTGCAGGCGCGCGCGGCTGAGGAGACCGAGGCCGCCGGTGCCCCGCCGGCTGAAGAGGTGGGCGGGGGCCTGTTCGACGTGCTGTTCGGCACGAACCGGGCGCGCGGCAAGCGACTGACGACCACTCAGACGGTGGCGCGCAGCGTCACCCGCGAGGTGACCGGCCGGATCGCCGGCGAGGTCGGCCGGCGGGCGGCCGGCTCCATCGGCAGCTCGATCGGCCGTGCGGTGGTGCGCGGCATCCTCGGCAGCATCCTGCGGTGA